A single region of the Salvia miltiorrhiza cultivar Shanhuang (shh) chromosome 8, IMPLAD_Smil_shh, whole genome shotgun sequence genome encodes:
- the LOC130996980 gene encoding uncharacterized protein LOC130996980 — MPRSSRTGVLVFDPEIEKTARKLKKQAKEWKKRSNSAPPSIEDQEEIEDPMGDRNNRDEENDREIVDPRQEPPQLIRELGRHRSNRPLCIVLPAINGNAEIRPGFIQVLPKFGDLPGESAHKHLAEFDLVCSTLRPHGFTENNLRLLTFSHTLQGRARDWLFDLPPGSIRTWGDLEEQFLRKFFPESRAANLRMAISSIKQKKAESLADYWERFQQLCRKCPDHGFSDYQLLTNYFYRGMSSFDRKIVDAACGGSLTNKTLDEAKQLIVDMVSNGQQYEDEDDDRYRPVQKVENSNMNERIDALTSLVRGLAVSKTQHVQCGICFENNHPTDACPSLQDNNTEQACMGSADEQEMNAQRQRRNDPFSNTYNPGWRNHPNFRWKQQEPGMYAPNPPQAGQYAHTARPAPSSAPNMNDIMKSLAQSSEIVKNLVQSQQAFQHETQAALSNMGTQITQLATQVNKLQANQGRLPSVTEMNPKENASAVTTRSGRILAEPQPKQQDKEKPDEAKDDAISEKSPESTEPISSKVSGKPKVSIPQSLIAPPFPSRLAQNKRIEEEKDILEIFKKVEINLPLLDAIKQVPRYAKFLKELCSKKMKFGNDARIRVSENVSAVLQRKLPQKCRDPGFAIRTFERHSCNHSVS; from the exons atgccCCGTTCTTCTCGTACAGGCGTATTAGTTTTTGATCCAGAAATCGAGAAGACCGCACGAAAGTTGAAGAAGCAAGCTAAGGAGTGGAAAAAGAGATCCAATTCTGCTCCACCGAGTATTGAGGATCAAGAAGAAATTGAAGATCCAATGGGTGACCGTAATAATAGGGATGAGGAGAACGATAGAGAGATCGTTGATCCTCGACAGGAACCACCTCAACTGATCAGAGAGTTAGGCCGTCATAGAAGCAATCGCCCTTTGTGCATTGTCCTTCCTGCCATTAATGGCAACGCTGAAATACGGCCTGGTTTCATTCAAGTGCTACCCAAATTCGGTGATTTACCTGGAGAGAGTGCACACAAGCATCTGGCTGAATTTGATCTAGTTTGCTCAACTCTACGCCCTCATGGTTTtactgaaaataatttgaggctaTTGACTTTTTCTCATACTTTGCAGGGTAGAGCGAGAGATTGGCTTTTTGATCTTCCTCCTGGTTCGATTAGAACTTGGGGAGATTTAGAAGAACAATTCTTGCGAAAATTCTTTCCTGAGTCCAGAGCTGCAAATTTGAGAATGGCCATTAGCAGCATTAAACAGAAGAAGGCGGAGAGTTTAGCCGattattgggagagattccaacagCTGTGTCGCAAGTGTCCTGATCATGGATTTTCTGACTACCAATTGCTTACTAACTATTTTTATCGtggtatgtcttcttttgataggaAAATTGTTGACGCTGCTTGTGGTGGAAGCTTGACCAATAAAACTTTGGACGAAGCAAAGCAACTCATCGTTGACATGGTTTCAAATGGCCAAcaatatgaggatgaggatgatgatcgtTATAGGCCAGTGCAGAAAGTAGAAAATTCCAACATGAACGAGAGAATTGATGCTCTCACCTCTTTAGTTAGAGGACTTGCTGTCTCTAAAACTCAACACGTTCAATGTGGAatttgctttgaaaataatcatcCTACTGATGCATGTCCATCTCTGCAGGATAATAATACTGAGCAAGCGTGCATGGGATCCGCTGATGAGCAAGAGATGAACGCACAAAGGCAAAGGCGAAACGACCCTTTTTCCAACACCTACAATCCAGGGTGGAGAAATCACCCAAATTTTAGGTGGAAACAGCAGGAACCAGGGATGTACGCGCCGAATCCGCCGCAGGCTGGACAGTATGCCCATACCGCACGTCCTGCACCGAGTTCTGCACCCAATATGAACGATATCATGAAGAGCCTCGCCCAGAGCAGTGAAATTGTGAAGAATTTGGTGCAAAGTCAGCAGGCATTCCAGCATGAAACTCAGGCAGCGTTGAGTAATATGGGCACACAAATCACGCAGTTAGCCACTCAGGTGAACAAGCTGCAGGCGAATCAAGGTCGACTTCCTTCTGTCACGGAGATGAATCCCAAGGAAAATGCAAGTGCTGTAACTACAAGAAGTGGGAGAATTCTAGCTGAGCCACAGCCTAAGCAGCAGGACAAAGAAAAGCCCGATGAAGCCAAGGACGATGCAATTAGTGAGAAGTCACCAGAATCCACCGAGCCTATCTCTTCTAAGGTAAGTGGAAAACCTAAGGTTTCAATTCCTCAATCACTGATtgcaccaccttttccttcTAGGTTGGCTCAGAACaagagaattgaagaagagaaggatATTCTAGAAATCTTCAAGAAGGTAGAAATAAACTTACCCTTGCTTGATGCAATTAAGCAAGTTCCCAGGTACGCAAAGTTTTTAAAAGAGTTATGCTCTAAGAAAATGAAGTTTGGGAATGATGCGAGAATTCGAGTGAGTGAGAATGTTTCTGCTGTTCTTCAAAGAAAATTACCTCAAAAGTGTCGAGATCCTG GATTTGCAATTAGGACCTTTGAAAGACACTCGTGTAATCATTCAGTTAGCTGA